Proteins from a single region of Blastocatellia bacterium:
- a CDS encoding ABC transporter ATP-binding protein — translation MLLSVQGISKRFGRQQALDRVSFTVREGDVMGLIGPNGAGKTTLFECVAGLLPANQGAVVYRDRGLASTRRKEALFYMPDGILPWAEQTVRWALGFFEKLYPGAPTKAAALVEPLKLERLLDARIGTLSKGERKRVLLALSLLTPQPLLMLDEPFDGLDLRQTRDVMALLRAQTASGRTLLLSIHQLVDAARVCDRLVLLSAGRVVGEGHLDELRAQAHLTEGGLEEIFLALT, via the coding sequence ATGCTGTTATCGGTTCAAGGAATCTCCAAGCGCTTCGGCAGACAGCAGGCGCTCGACCGCGTCAGCTTCACGGTGCGTGAGGGCGACGTGATGGGATTGATCGGCCCGAACGGCGCGGGCAAGACGACGCTCTTCGAATGTGTCGCCGGCTTGCTGCCCGCTAACCAGGGGGCGGTGGTTTATCGTGACCGCGGACTGGCGTCGACGCGCCGCAAAGAAGCGCTCTTTTATATGCCCGATGGCATTCTGCCGTGGGCTGAACAGACCGTGCGCTGGGCGCTCGGCTTCTTTGAAAAGCTGTACCCCGGCGCGCCGACCAAAGCCGCTGCGCTTGTCGAGCCGTTGAAGCTCGAACGCTTGCTCGACGCGCGCATCGGCACGCTCTCGAAAGGCGAGCGCAAGCGCGTGCTGCTGGCGCTAAGTCTTCTGACGCCGCAGCCGCTATTGATGCTGGACGAGCCGTTCGACGGGCTCGATCTCCGTCAGACGCGCGACGTGATGGCGCTGCTGCGAGCGCAAACGGCAAGCGGGCGCACATTGCTGCTATCGATTCACCAACTGGTTGACGCGGCACGCGTCTGCGACCGGCTGGTGCTGTTGAGCGCGGGCCGGGTTGTCGGCGAAGGCCATCTCGATGAGCTGCGCGCCCAGGCGCACTTGACCGAAGGCGGGCTGGAAGAGATTTTTCTCGCGCTCACATAA
- a CDS encoding carboxypeptidase regulatory-like domain-containing protein, whose translation MKMKNLCRLLLLPVALFAMIAAPVAAQSPNTATMIVTVVDQNGAAVKDAKISVVNTATGAAREATSGEEGSATIAALSLTGEYRVSVAMSGFTAEDVSGLTLRAGETATVKIKLVASGGKSEVTVFGTTEGVRADPQIGLPLKSQQIDETPILGRKMTSLPLLNSAFRQGKGTGDLFVNQTYFITGAGSRRTTTFTLDGANNDEGWGRQTTIATVPIGAVQEFAILTNAFSAEFGWTAGPALNIVTKSGTNVLHGEGVFLLRPGDWQAETFSTKNFCPPSVASCVTPTTLRAINPVDIPDALKQVSGSIGGPIIRDRTFFFATSDYTRQDRTTFLSPTLPAFLLPADGHLDYTGHYRQFLFNGRLDHRLTSNQNLMFRVNVDRFDDDNPQDAVGGTSAPSVARRYARRSWTTQLNHTAVFSTHLLNEARFAYLHGDPVTLWEAQNLSTTYTRSGTVPFTIGQSRSSDIYSYQFQFSDTLSWTLGKHYLRLGGGVIRHTSGGTGSEPGTAILGTFTFKNTTTKPFDQLTLADVQNYTQPINFGISSYDLPQWLLTGFVQDSIHVHPDLTIDAGLRYDRQTLTDATKNFAPRLGFGWHPGGYSRLSIRGGYAMYYTQIRSNQVASYLVNGLDGLTTYTAVAGQLGFPTCLTCVPINVDPKTLPASQLPARDITIIAGKRAFYEAQFAKYGLNFNKLSNYPDEFVNPRSQVVSIGVEHELTRGLVAGADYVHQHWTKLDRTVDLNAPAVFDRTAPGQVRTVAAANLTRPILPVAGGVRQVNTIMNLGVGDYDGLQTQITYRGHPRVFASLSYTLSKATNTFEPDGNGIAPNQGNITRLGEEERGPSVVDQRHRAVFTFNYRFPFNLTAGTLMMYASARPFSATTGIDNNGDGANNDRPVVNGQVLSKSAFHGTPTSDVAVFVEDRIRLSERTAILLRLEGFNLFNHGNYLGRGQTIYGDTLTPNPTFGQLVAVGTATNALPAFANVDPPRMFQLQVRFIF comes from the coding sequence ATGAAAATGAAGAATCTATGCCGCTTGCTCCTGCTTCCGGTCGCGCTTTTTGCCATGATTGCGGCGCCGGTCGCCGCGCAGTCTCCAAACACGGCGACGATGATTGTGACCGTGGTTGATCAAAATGGCGCTGCCGTCAAGGACGCGAAGATTTCTGTGGTGAACACCGCCACCGGCGCGGCGCGCGAGGCGACCTCCGGGGAGGAAGGCTCTGCGACGATTGCCGCGCTCTCGCTGACCGGCGAGTACAGGGTCAGCGTCGCCATGAGCGGTTTTACCGCCGAGGACGTCTCTGGTCTGACGCTGCGCGCGGGTGAAACCGCAACCGTGAAGATCAAGCTCGTTGCCAGCGGCGGCAAGAGCGAAGTCACCGTCTTCGGCACCACCGAAGGCGTGCGCGCCGACCCGCAGATCGGCCTGCCGCTGAAAAGCCAGCAGATTGACGAGACGCCGATCCTGGGGCGCAAGATGACGTCGCTGCCGTTGCTGAATTCCGCGTTCCGGCAAGGGAAGGGCACGGGCGACCTCTTCGTCAATCAGACCTACTTCATCACCGGCGCGGGCTCGCGCCGCACCACCACCTTCACGCTCGACGGCGCGAACAACGACGAAGGGTGGGGCCGGCAGACAACGATTGCCACCGTGCCGATAGGCGCTGTCCAGGAATTTGCCATACTGACGAACGCCTTCTCCGCCGAATTCGGCTGGACCGCCGGCCCGGCATTGAACATCGTCACCAAGTCCGGCACCAACGTCCTGCATGGCGAAGGAGTATTCCTGCTTCGTCCCGGCGACTGGCAGGCGGAGACCTTCTCGACGAAGAATTTCTGCCCGCCCTCGGTCGCGAGCTGTGTCACACCGACGACACTCCGGGCGATCAACCCCGTAGACATTCCCGACGCCTTGAAGCAGGTCTCCGGCTCGATTGGCGGGCCGATCATCAGGGACAGGACTTTTTTCTTCGCCACGTCGGACTACACGCGGCAGGATCGCACGACGTTCCTCTCGCCGACGCTGCCGGCCTTCCTGTTGCCGGCGGATGGCCATCTCGATTACACCGGCCACTACCGCCAGTTCCTCTTCAACGGGCGGCTGGACCACCGGCTGACGTCGAACCAGAATTTGATGTTCCGCGTGAATGTTGATCGGTTTGACGACGACAACCCGCAGGATGCGGTGGGCGGCACGAGCGCGCCCAGCGTCGCGCGGCGTTATGCGCGGCGCTCATGGACGACGCAGCTCAATCACACGGCGGTCTTCAGCACGCACCTGCTCAACGAGGCGCGATTTGCTTACCTGCATGGCGACCCGGTCACGTTATGGGAAGCGCAGAACCTCTCGACCACCTACACGCGCAGCGGCACGGTGCCGTTTACCATTGGGCAGTCGCGCTCGTCCGACATCTACAGTTACCAGTTTCAATTCTCGGACACGCTGTCGTGGACGCTCGGCAAGCACTACCTCCGCCTCGGCGGCGGCGTGATTCGTCACACGTCGGGCGGCACGGGCAGCGAGCCGGGCACGGCGATCCTCGGCACCTTCACGTTCAAAAACACGACCACGAAGCCCTTCGATCAATTAACGTTGGCCGATGTGCAGAACTACACCCAACCGATCAACTTCGGGATCAGCAGCTACGATCTGCCGCAGTGGCTGTTGACAGGGTTCGTGCAGGACAGCATTCACGTGCATCCCGACCTGACGATTGACGCAGGACTGCGCTACGACCGACAGACGCTGACCGACGCGACGAAGAACTTCGCGCCGCGCCTCGGCTTCGGCTGGCATCCGGGAGGCTATTCACGTTTATCGATTCGCGGCGGCTACGCGATGTATTACACGCAGATCAGGTCGAATCAAGTTGCCAGTTACCTGGTGAACGGGCTGGACGGACTGACGACTTACACGGCGGTTGCCGGGCAGCTCGGCTTCCCGACCTGCCTGACTTGCGTGCCGATCAACGTTGATCCGAAAACGCTGCCGGCTTCGCAACTGCCGGCGCGCGACATCACGATCATCGCCGGCAAGCGCGCTTTCTACGAGGCGCAGTTCGCAAAATACGGGCTGAATTTCAACAAGCTGTCGAATTACCCGGATGAGTTTGTCAACCCGCGCAGCCAGGTCGTCTCCATCGGCGTCGAGCACGAACTGACAAGGGGCCTGGTCGCCGGGGCCGATTATGTGCATCAACACTGGACGAAGCTCGACCGCACGGTTGATCTGAATGCGCCCGCGGTATTTGATCGCACGGCCCCCGGTCAAGTCCGAACCGTGGCGGCGGCAAATCTCACACGGCCCATCCTGCCCGTCGCGGGCGGCGTCCGTCAGGTCAACACGATCATGAATCTCGGCGTCGGCGATTACGACGGATTGCAAACGCAGATCACCTACCGCGGCCACCCGCGTGTTTTTGCCTCGCTCAGCTATACGCTGTCGAAGGCAACCAACACCTTCGAGCCGGACGGCAACGGCATCGCGCCGAATCAGGGCAACATCACGCGACTGGGCGAAGAAGAGCGCGGGCCGAGCGTCGTAGATCAGCGCCACCGCGCCGTCTTTACGTTCAATTATCGGTTCCCGTTCAACCTTACCGCCGGCACCCTGATGATGTACGCGTCGGCGCGTCCGTTCAGTGCCACCACCGGCATTGACAACAACGGGGATGGCGCGAATAACGACCGCCCCGTCGTCAACGGACAAGTCCTCAGCAAGTCGGCGTTCCACGGCACGCCGACCTCTGACGTGGCCGTCTTCGTCGAAGATCGCATCAGGCTGTCAGAGCGCACGGCGATTCTGCTCCGGTTGGAAGGTTTCAACCTCTTCAATCATGGGAACTATCTTGGCCGCGGGCAGACGATCTACGGCGACACGCTGACGCCGAACCCGACCTTCGGTCAGTTGGTGGCCGTCGGCACCGCGACCAACGCGCTGCCGGCCTTCGCCAACGTCGATCCGCCGCGGATGTTCCAACTGCAAGTGCGGTTCATCTTCTGA
- a CDS encoding ABC transporter permease, which produces MKRATSGAGASWLRLLTKEWRELMQSRAYWILLLLVGPLVGNGFITAVNVYAEASGIGGGASALAEGLTPLDGILVPTFGAYDLAVTLLFPFVVIRLVAAEKQSGALKLILQFPTGLTATMAAKVAALLLGWAVAWLPGLIALLLWNHYGGHLCGPETVNLLLGHLLHMTLSTGVAVAAAAIAESAASAAIITLGFTVGTWALNFIATVHGGWWQELAAYTPTSALRVFEQGLLRLSTVIVMAAFSVAGIALAITWLHTGRGWRYRLVATAAIFIGLALVVVGAGRLRTSWDVSENRRNSFAPADEATLKQINEPLKVTVYLAPEDPRLMDLERSILSKLRRLLPRVEVTYAAGSQTGLFEGDEDHYGEIWYELGERREMNRSTVEAIVLEELYKLAGLTAPEHAEENEFPGYPLAARPAGATWIFYLLWPLAILVAWRLIRRSRR; this is translated from the coding sequence ATGAAGCGAGCCACAAGCGGCGCGGGCGCAAGCTGGCTGCGGCTGCTCACGAAAGAGTGGCGCGAGCTGATGCAGTCGCGCGCTTACTGGATTCTGTTGTTATTGGTTGGGCCGCTGGTCGGCAACGGCTTCATCACGGCGGTCAACGTCTACGCCGAAGCGAGCGGCATTGGCGGCGGCGCATCGGCACTGGCTGAAGGGCTGACGCCGCTTGACGGCATCCTGGTGCCGACCTTCGGCGCTTACGATCTGGCCGTGACGCTGCTTTTCCCCTTCGTCGTCATTCGCCTGGTGGCGGCGGAAAAGCAGAGCGGCGCTTTGAAGTTGATCTTACAATTTCCGACCGGCTTGACGGCGACGATGGCGGCCAAGGTCGCGGCGCTCTTGCTCGGCTGGGCGGTCGCGTGGCTGCCGGGCTTGATCGCCCTGCTGCTGTGGAATCATTACGGCGGTCATCTGTGCGGGCCTGAGACGGTAAACCTGCTGCTCGGTCACCTGTTGCACATGACGCTTAGCACAGGCGTCGCCGTCGCCGCCGCGGCGATTGCCGAAAGCGCCGCCAGCGCCGCGATCATTACGCTGGGATTTACAGTCGGCACCTGGGCGCTGAATTTTATCGCCACCGTTCATGGCGGATGGTGGCAAGAGCTGGCGGCCTACACGCCGACATCGGCGCTGCGCGTCTTCGAGCAAGGCTTGCTCAGGTTGAGCACAGTGATCGTCATGGCGGCGTTCAGCGTGGCCGGCATCGCATTAGCCATCACCTGGCTGCACACGGGCCGCGGCTGGCGCTATCGTCTGGTGGCGACCGCGGCCATCTTTATCGGATTGGCGCTTGTCGTCGTCGGCGCGGGACGCTTGCGGACAAGCTGGGATGTCAGCGAGAACCGCCGCAACTCGTTCGCGCCCGCCGACGAGGCGACGCTCAAGCAAATCAACGAACCGCTTAAAGTGACGGTCTATCTCGCGCCCGAAGACCCGCGCCTGATGGACCTCGAACGCAGCATCCTCAGCAAGCTGCGGCGCTTGCTGCCGCGCGTCGAAGTCACGTACGCCGCCGGCTCTCAGACCGGCTTATTCGAAGGTGATGAAGATCACTATGGCGAAATCTGGTACGAGCTGGGCGAGCGCCGCGAGATGAATCGCTCGACGGTCGAAGCCATCGTGCTGGAAGAACTCTACAAGCTGGCCGGCCTGACCGCCCCCGAGCACGCTGAAGAAAATGAATTTCCCGGCTACCCGCTGGCCGCGCGCCCGGCGGGCGCGACATGGATTTTTTACCTGCTCTGGCCGCTCGCGATCCTCGTCGCGTGGCGGCTGATTCGTAGATCAAGGAGATGA